CAGGGAACGGGCATCGCCTTTTGGATCGAGAACATGCCAAAGGGGCCGGGGGGCTCTCCCATCGCCGTTTCGCCCGGGTGGGGCTTCCGCTTCATGACGGTGCTCACGCTCACCACTGGCACCATCTTCATCATGTGGCTCGGAGAGCAGATTACGGAGCGCGGAATAGGAAACGGCATCTCGCTCATTATCTTTGCGGGCATCGTCGTGGGACTTCCGAGCGCGATCCAATGGACGGTGCAGAGCTACCGGTCCGGAACGCTCGACCTCTTTACCATCGTCATCCTCGTAGCTTTTATGGTCGCGGTGTGCGCCTTCATCGTCCTTGTGGAGCGCGGGCAGCGCCGGATCCCAGTCCACTATGCCAAGCGCCTTGCGGGGCGCCGTATGATGAGCGGTCAGGCGACCCACCTGCCGATCCGGGTCAACGTGGCCGGCGTCATCCCGGTCATCTTCGCCGTGTCCCTGATTATGATTCCACAGACCGTCGTCCAGTTCGACACTTTACAGGACGTGCCGCTTATCCGGGGCATAGCGGAGCAGTTTCAAATGGGGCGTCCCCTCTACGTGCTGACCTACGCTTTGATGATCATGTTCTTCTGCTATTTTTACGTGTCCATCATCTTCAACCCTTCGGACGTGGCGGACAACCTGAAAAAATTCGGCGGCTACATTCCCGGAATCCGTCCCGGCCGGCACACGGCGAACTACATCAGCGAAGTGCTCAACCACCTCACGCTCGCGGGCTCCTGTTACCTTGCGGCCGTGGCACTTCTTCCGGATTTCCTTATGAACGGCTTACAGGTGCAGTACATTCCCGGGATCGGCCAGGCCCTACACAGCTATTTTCCGTCTTGGTTTACGCAAGGGCTGGGAGTGGAATTTTACTTTGGCGGCACTTCGCTGCTCATCGTCATCGGCGTCGCCATGGATACCGTTCAACAGGTGGAGGCCCAGCTTGTCATGCGCCATTACGACGGGTTTCTGAAGGGCAGCCGCATCAAGGGGCGCCGGTGACAGGAGGCGTGGTGCTCTTAGGCCCTCCGGGGGCCGGCAAGGGGACGCAGGCAGAGGCCTTCACGGCGCGGCAGGACGTGCCGCACGTCTCGACGGGCGACATCCTGCGCGATGCCGTCGCCCGCCGGACCGAGGAGGGCCTCAAGGCGCAGCGCCTCATGGAGCAGGGAGAATTGGTGCCGGACAGCCTTGTCGCAAGCATGGTGGAAGCCCGGCTGCGCGAGAGGGACTGTGACGGGGGGTTTGTCCTGGACGGGTTTCCGCGCAATGTCGAGCAGGCCGAAATGCTCGAGTCCATTTTAGGGCGCACGGGGCGCACCCTGGCCTCCGTGGTGGCCATCGAGGTGCCCGAGGAAGAGGTTGTGGTGCGCTTGGGCGGGCGGCGGGTTTGCGGCTCCTGCGGACGGAATTTCCATGTGCGCTTTCAGCCGCCGCGCGTGGAGGGGCGATGCGACGGGTGCGGTGGGGCGCTCGTCGTGCGAAAGGACGACACTCCGGACGTGATTCGGGAACGCCTTGCCGTCTACCAGAGGCAGACCGAGCCGCTGCTTCGGCTGTACGGCGAGCGGAGTTTGCTTCGGCGGGTATCCGGTGCGGGCAATCCGGAAGAGGTGGCGGAAAGAATTCTGCGGTCGGTGGATATGGTATAATATTAACTTAATATGATTGTTTACAAGACGCGCGAAGAACTTGCCATTATGAACGAAGCGAACCGCATCGTCCGGAAGACCCTCAAGCGGCTTACCGAGGTCATCGAGCCGGGAGTTACAACGTATGACCTTGAACAGACGGCGGAGGCGTGCCTTCGAGAAGCCGGGGCCGAGCCCGCCTTTAAGGGCTACCGGGGATTCCCATGCTGCTTGTGCGTTTCCCTCAACGACGAGGTCGTGCACGGGATTCCCTCCAAGAAGCGAGCCCTGCGCAGTGGTGACGTCGTCAGTATGGATTTTGGCGTGGTGTGGAAAGGCTACTACGGAGATTCGGCCGTTACAGTGCCCGTGGGCGAGGTGAGCGAAGAGCGGCGGCGCCTCATCGACGTCACGAGCGGGTCGCTTCAGCGGGGAATCGAGAAGGTGAGGGCAGGGGGGCATGTTTCGGACATTTCCCATGCTGTGCAGACGTTCGTCGAATCACACCAATTTTCCGTCGTGCGGGACTTTGTAGGCCACGGTATTGGCACCGCTCTGCACGAGGATCCTCAGGTGCCCAATTACGGCCCTCCCGGGCGCGGTCCGCGCCTGGAGCCCGGCGTGGTGCTTGCCATAGAGCCTATGGTTGCGGAGAAAGACAGCGAGGTGTTCGTGGACGGCAACGGATGGACGGCGCGCACGCGGGACGGCGGCTATGCGGCCCATTTCGAGCGGTCGGTCGCCGTTACGGAAAACGGTCCCTGGATTTTGGGTCAAGAAGGGTGATGCCGAAGGAAGAGGCTATCGAGGCGAAAGGAATCGTGAAAGAAAAACTGCCCAATGCCATGTTTCGCGTAAAGTTGCATGAAAGCGGACACGTCGTGCTCGCCCATGCGTCAGGAAAGATGCGAAAGTATTTTATACGCATCCTCCCGGGCGACGAGGTGCTCGTGGAGCTCTCGCCTTACGACTTGACGCGGGGGCGTATTATGTTTCGCTACAAATAACGAGGTGATCCGATATGAAAGTGCGACCTTCCGTCAAGAAATTCTGCTCGCGGTGCAAGATCGTACGCCGCAAGGGCGTGGTGCGGGTGATCTGCAAGAACCCGAAGCACAAGCAGCGGCAAGGCTGAGGCTGAGAAAGAGTTATGGCGCGCATTGCGGGAATTGATTTACCGGCCAAAAAGAGCGTTGAGATTGGCCTGACGTATATTTACGGCATCGGCCGCACTCGCTCGAACGCGATTGTGAAGGCCGTGGGCGTGGACAAGGAAAAGAAAGTGAAAGACCTTACCGAAGATGAGGTGATGCTCATCCAGCGCAAGATACAAGAGGAGGGAGACATTGAGGGCGAGCGGCGAAAACAGGTTCGCAACGACATTTCCCGGCTGATTGAAATCAGCTGCTACCGCGGGCTTCGCCACAAGAAAGGATTGCCGGCGCGGGGGCAGCGCACGCATACGAACGCCCGCACGCGGAAAGGGCCGCGCATGAAGCTGCGTCCCAAGCGAAAGACGGAGTAAAGCTTATGGCGACACGGACCCGCGCAAAAAAATCGCCGAAGAAGAACATCGTGCACGGGGTGGCGCACATCCGGGCGACGTTTAATAACACCCTGATCATGATTGCAGACCCTAAAGGCAACGCCGTCTGCTGGTCCAGCGCTGGCCGCATGGGGTTTCGGGGTTCCAAAAAGGGCACTTCCTACGCTGCCCAGAAGGCGGCGCTCCACGTGGGTCAAATCGCGGTGCAGAACGGCATAAAGAGTCTGGACGTGCACGTAAAGGGTCCGGGCGCGGGTCGCGAGTCCGCGATTCGTGCCTTTGAAATGGTTGGAATTCGCGTTACGTCCATCAAGGACACCACCGGCGTTCCCCACAACGGGTGTAGGCCCAGGAAGCGCCGCAGGGTATAGGAAGGGGGTTTTTCTTGGCTCGATATCGCGGTTCGGCTTGTCGTCTGTGTCGGCGTGAAGGACTGAAGCTTTTTCTTAAAGGGGCGCGCTGTTACGGCGAAAAGTGTGCGATCGAGCGCCGAAGCTATGCCCCCGGCCAGCATGGCCGGCGGCGCCGGCGCACTCGGCAGAACGAGTACGGCCTGCAGTTGCGCGAAAAGCAAAAGACCAAACGCGTGTACGGTGTTCTGGAGCGGCAGTTCCGAAAATATTTCAAGCAGGCCGATCGCTTCAAGGGTATTACGGGCGAGGCGCTTCTTACGACTCTGGAGCGGAGGCTGGACAACGTTCTCTACGCGTTGGGATTTGGCGCGTCGCGTTTCCACGCGCGCCAGCTCATCGGCCATGGGCATGTTCTTGTCAACGGGCGACGCATTGACGTCCCTTCGTACCTGGTTTCGGAAGGCGATGTGGTTGTGCTCAAGGAAAAGGCACAAAAGAATCCGGTGGTGGCCGACGCCATGGCGATCGGTCGTGACGTCCCCTCGTGGCTTGAGGCGCACCGCGAGGAAGGCAAGGGCGTGGTCAAGCGCCTTCCGGTGCGCGAGGACGTGGTGCTCCCCGTGACCGAGCAGTACATCGTCGAGCACTATTCGGCGAGATAATTTCAGGAGGTCCCTTACCGTATGTTCACTCAGAGTTTTCAGCGTCCCAAGCGGTTGGAGTGCAACACCGAAGCGTTGACGCCCCGCTACGGGGAGTTTTACACGCAGCCTCTGGAACGAGGCTTCGGCACGACCATAGGAAACGCGCTTCGCCGCGTGCTTCTTTCTTCCATCGAAGGCGCGGCCATCACCGCCGTGCGCATTGAAGGCGCGGCGCATGAGTTTACCTCTCTGGGCGGGGTGCTTGAGGATACCACGGATGTTATTCTTAATCTCAAGCAAATTTCCTTTAAATCTGTCTCACCGGAGCCCCAGACCTTGACCCTTAAGGCCAAGGGTCCATCCAAGGTAACCGCGGCCCAAATCGAGACCACTCCGCACGTGGAGGTGCTTGAGCCCGACCGCTACATCGCGGCGCTCAACGCGGATGGAGCGCTCAACATGGAACTCGTGGTGCGGATGGGATACGGCTACGTGCCTGCCGAAGCCAACTTCGACGAAACGTTTCCCCTGGGTTACATCCCCGTGGATTCGTCACACTCGCCGGTGCGCAAGGTGGCCTACACGGTGGAGGACGCGCGGGTAGGGCAGAGAACAGACTACGACAAGCTCACCCTCAAAATCTGGACCAACGGGGCTGTCACGCCTCAGCAGGCCCTGGCGCGTGCCGCCATCATTCTCAAGGACCACATGGGACTTTTCATCAATGTGGAGGAAAGCGAGTACGTGAGCGCGCATCCCGATCATCCTGAAGACGGCGGTCTGGGAGCGCTGGACAAGCTCGCGCGCCCTATAGAGGAGCTTGATATATCGTCTTCGCGGGCGCGCCGGGCGCTGCAACTGCTTCGGGTGCGCACCGTCGGCGACCTGCTGAAGCATACGGAGGACGAACTGCTTTCCATCGAGAACTTCGGCAAGAAATCCCTCAAGGAAATCAAGGAGCGCCTTCGCGATATGGGGTTGAGCCTTGGCGTGAAAGTTGATTCCTAGCGGGAGCCAACACGATGCGGCACCGGAAGCGACACTTTAAGCTCAAGCGCACGGCGGGCCATCGCGTGGCTCTGCTGCGCAGCCTTGCGACGTCTCTTCTCCGCCATGAGCGCATTCGCACCACCTGCGCCAAGGCGAAGGCCGTGCGACCTTTCGCCGAGAAGCTTATCACAAAGGCCAGGCACGGTGGATTGCACAATCGGCGTTTGGTGGCCAGCCACATCCACGACCGCGGAACCGTAAAGAAGCTGTTTGACGTCTTGGCGGCGCGCTATGCCCAGCGCCCGGGAGGCTATACCCGTATCCTGAAGCTCGGCCCCCGGGGCGGCGACCGGGCAGAGATGGCCCTTCTTGAGCTCGTCCCTCCGACGGAGAAGACGGAAGAAGGCAAGCCGGAAGCCAAACGCGGCTAGTTTACTGCTTTTTTGGTCCGCCTCCGATGCCGAAGAAGCGCTGGAAGTTGCGGGCGATGCTGATGCGGATGAGGAACGAGTGGCCTTTCGCATCCTGCTTGTCGAACGTCCACTCCGACCGCGTCCCCATTTCGCCCACCGCCTTTTTCCCCGTGGCGAGAAAGCCGCTGTCGTCAAAGGGCATCAAGAAATCGCGAACCTCGAAATTAACCACCCACCGGGGACTCATCTGCC
The DNA window shown above is from Acidobacteriota bacterium and carries:
- the rpsD gene encoding 30S ribosomal protein S4 is translated as MARYRGSACRLCRREGLKLFLKGARCYGEKCAIERRSYAPGQHGRRRRRTRQNEYGLQLREKQKTKRVYGVLERQFRKYFKQADRFKGITGEALLTTLERRLDNVLYALGFGASRFHARQLIGHGHVLVNGRRIDVPSYLVSEGDVVVLKEKAQKNPVVADAMAIGRDVPSWLEAHREEGKGVVKRLPVREDVVLPVTEQYIVEHYSAR
- a CDS encoding adenylate kinase, whose amino-acid sequence is MVLLGPPGAGKGTQAEAFTARQDVPHVSTGDILRDAVARRTEEGLKAQRLMEQGELVPDSLVASMVEARLRERDCDGGFVLDGFPRNVEQAEMLESILGRTGRTLASVVAIEVPEEEVVVRLGGRRVCGSCGRNFHVRFQPPRVEGRCDGCGGALVVRKDDTPDVIRERLAVYQRQTEPLLRLYGERSLLRRVSGAGNPEEVAERILRSVDMV
- the map gene encoding type I methionyl aminopeptidase, encoding MIVYKTREELAIMNEANRIVRKTLKRLTEVIEPGVTTYDLEQTAEACLREAGAEPAFKGYRGFPCCLCVSLNDEVVHGIPSKKRALRSGDVVSMDFGVVWKGYYGDSAVTVPVGEVSEERRRLIDVTSGSLQRGIEKVRAGGHVSDISHAVQTFVESHQFSVVRDFVGHGIGTALHEDPQVPNYGPPGRGPRLEPGVVLAIEPMVAEKDSEVFVDGNGWTARTRDGGYAAHFERSVAVTENGPWILGQEG
- the infA gene encoding translation initiation factor IF-1 — its product is MPKEEAIEAKGIVKEKLPNAMFRVKLHESGHVVLAHASGKMRKYFIRILPGDEVLVELSPYDLTRGRIMFRYK
- the rpsK gene encoding 30S ribosomal protein S11: MATRTRAKKSPKKNIVHGVAHIRATFNNTLIMIADPKGNAVCWSSAGRMGFRGSKKGTSYAAQKAALHVGQIAVQNGIKSLDVHVKGPGAGRESAIRAFEMVGIRVTSIKDTTGVPHNGCRPRKRRRV
- the rplQ gene encoding 50S ribosomal protein L17, which gives rise to MRHRKRHFKLKRTAGHRVALLRSLATSLLRHERIRTTCAKAKAVRPFAEKLITKARHGGLHNRRLVASHIHDRGTVKKLFDVLAARYAQRPGGYTRILKLGPRGGDRAEMALLELVPPTEKTEEGKPEAKRG
- the secY gene encoding preprotein translocase subunit SecY, which gives rise to MPSVRVPAPRSRKLAGAWRLFPVLEQFRILETFRNIFSIPDLRKRVLFTFALLAVFRIGSHIPIPGVDARALSEFFGQAGGGSLLGFVNLFTGGAFQRLAIFALNIMPYISASIILQLLTVVWPYMEQLQKSGEVGRKKITQYTRYGTVLISAIQGTGIAFWIENMPKGPGGSPIAVSPGWGFRFMTVLTLTTGTIFIMWLGEQITERGIGNGISLIIFAGIVVGLPSAIQWTVQSYRSGTLDLFTIVILVAFMVAVCAFIVLVERGQRRIPVHYAKRLAGRRMMSGQATHLPIRVNVAGVIPVIFAVSLIMIPQTVVQFDTLQDVPLIRGIAEQFQMGRPLYVLTYALMIMFFCYFYVSIIFNPSDVADNLKKFGGYIPGIRPGRHTANYISEVLNHLTLAGSCYLAAVALLPDFLMNGLQVQYIPGIGQALHSYFPSWFTQGLGVEFYFGGTSLLIVIGVAMDTVQQVEAQLVMRHYDGFLKGSRIKGRR
- the rpsM gene encoding 30S ribosomal protein S13; this translates as MARIAGIDLPAKKSVEIGLTYIYGIGRTRSNAIVKAVGVDKEKKVKDLTEDEVMLIQRKIQEEGDIEGERRKQVRNDISRLIEISCYRGLRHKKGLPARGQRTHTNARTRKGPRMKLRPKRKTE
- a CDS encoding DNA-directed RNA polymerase subunit alpha, which translates into the protein MFTQSFQRPKRLECNTEALTPRYGEFYTQPLERGFGTTIGNALRRVLLSSIEGAAITAVRIEGAAHEFTSLGGVLEDTTDVILNLKQISFKSVSPEPQTLTLKAKGPSKVTAAQIETTPHVEVLEPDRYIAALNADGALNMELVVRMGYGYVPAEANFDETFPLGYIPVDSSHSPVRKVAYTVEDARVGQRTDYDKLTLKIWTNGAVTPQQALARAAIILKDHMGLFINVEESEYVSAHPDHPEDGGLGALDKLARPIEELDISSSRARRALQLLRVRTVGDLLKHTEDELLSIENFGKKSLKEIKERLRDMGLSLGVKVDS
- the rpmJ gene encoding 50S ribosomal protein L36 gives rise to the protein MKVRPSVKKFCSRCKIVRRKGVVRVICKNPKHKQRQG